The stretch of DNA TACCGGGAGCAGTGTCGCGGCGACGCCGTGCAGGAGGCGCCTCGCGGTCGAGTGTCTCGGCCAGAGTCTTGACATGTCGTCATGTCCCTTCGCTTCAGCTCTTGCCGAGAAGGCGCCAGATCTGGTTCTTCTTGGTGCTCAGGCTGCTCGCGGGGTCGCAGGTCCACTGGTGGATCGTGGCTCCGGCCGTCTTCGAGACGTTGCTGACGTCGACGCACTTACCGCTGTGCGCGGCGACGAGCTGGTAGTCCTGGCTGTTGCCGAGCGCGGTGACCGGGCTGAGGGTGAACTGCTGGTTGGTCTGACCGTTGCAGGTCCACTGCTCGATGGCGGCACCGTCGGCCGTGGACCGGCCCGCGACGTCCAGGCACAGGTTGCTGAGCTCGTTGACGACGGTGTACGTGTCGGCCTTTCCGGCGACCGGCTTGAGGTCGAGCATCTGCTGGTAGCCGCCCTCGCAGTAGTACTGCTGGTACTGGGTGCCGGTGCGCCTGGAGAGGTTGGTGTCGTCCAGGCACTGGCCGCTGTTCTCGCTGAGCGCGACGGTGGAGATCGTGGTGTCGGACGGCGGGAGGAGGGTGATGGTGTAGCCGTCCGTGGCGGTGGACCAGGGGAGGGTCACCGAGGCGGCGTTGTTGTCGACGGTCAGATTGCTGTCGGAGACGGTGGTGGGCCCGGCGACGCCGTTGGCGTTGGAGAGGCGCTGGACGACGGCGCGGACCTGGCCGTTCTCCACCACCGAGGTGGTGTCGAGGTGGCCCAGGTTGACAGTGATGTTACCGGTGTTGCCATTGCTGCCGAGCAGGATCTTCGCGTTGCGCGCGGTGTTGTCCTTGGTGGCGAAGCCGTCGGTGTTGGCGCCGGGGGCGAGGTTGACCACGTTGCCGGTCTGGGCGCCGTAGTAGCGGTAGGTGAACCACTCGCCGCGCGGCAGGTACTGGCCCGTGCTGTTCTTGGTGAGCAGGTTCGCCTCGTAGTCGTGCAGGGCCAGGCCGGAGCCCCAGTTGCCGCGCAGGCCGTCGGCGCCGGCCCGCTCCAGGCGGCTGATGTACCAGGCGCCGCCGCCGGGGGTCTGCTGGGCGCGCGTGGCGTACTCGTTGATCTGGTACGGCCGTTGGTTGGTGAGGCCGTAGGAGGCGAGCAGGCCGTCCATGGCGCCGGCGGCGGCGACGGGGTCACCGGCCTCGGCGTGCCAGCTCCAGATGTCGGGGACGGCGTTGTTGGTCTTGACGTAGGGCAGGAACGCCTGCCACCAGGTGTTGTTCTGGGGGGTCGTGGAGTAGCTGGGGCCGACGATGAGCTGGCCGGGGAAGTCGGCGCGGACGGCGGCGTAGAATCGGGACCACATATGGAGGTACTGGCTCTCCGGCCGCCCCCAGAAGTTCTGGCCGTTGGGCTCGTTCCAGAGGTCCCACTGGACCGTCATGTTGTTGGCCCTGACGTCGGAGAAGAGCTGGTTGACGAAGGCGTCGAAGGTCGTCCAGTCACCGTTGTCGCCAGGGAAGGCCTGGTTGGTGGTGCCGTCGGCGCCCCACAGGTCGTGGGGGAGCAGGATGAAGGTGCCGCCGAGGGCGACGGTGCGCCGGTACTGGGCGAGGGTGGAGTTCCAGCGGGTCTGGTAGTCGGCGAGGCTGGTGGCGTAGCCGCCGCTGTTGAGCTGGGCGCCGCCGGCCCGCTCGGCGTGCCACTTGATGTCCCGGTAGAAGTGGTCCTGGGGCAGTGACCCGTCGGGGGTCATCCCGTAGATGGTCCCCGAGGCGCGGTAGGTGGGGGCGCCTCCGGCGGTGGAGAAGTCGACGGAGACGGAGGTGTCGGCGGCGTGCGACTGGGCGGCGGGCACCAGGGTGGTGGCCAGGGCGGTCAGCAGGACGGCCGCGGAGGACACGGCTCGGGATGGCGTGGGGAACGACTTCATCGTGCGGCTCCTGGGAGAAGGGGGGCGGGGACCGGTCAGCTCTTGCCGAGGAGGCGCCAGATCTGGTTCCGCTTGTTGGCGAGGCTGCTCGCCGGGTCGCAGGTCCACTGGTGGACGAGGGCGCCGGGGGTGGCGGAGACGCCGCTGACGTCCACGCACTTGCCGCTGTGGACGGCCACGAGCTGGTAGTCCTGGCTGCTGCCGAGGGCGGTGACGGGCTGGAGGGTGAACATCTGGTTGGTGCCGCCGCTGCAGGTCCACTGGATGACGGCGGCGCCGTCGGCGGTGGAAGCGCCGTTGATGTCAAGGCACTTGCCGCTGTACTCGTTGACCACCGTGTAAGTGTTCGCGCGGCCGCCGACCGGCCTGAGGTCGAGCATCTGCTGGTAGCCGCCCTCGCAGCTGTACTGCTGGTACTGGGTGCCGTCGGTGGTGCTGAGGTTGGTGTCGTCCAGGCACTGGCCGCTGTGCTGCGCCACCGCGACGGTGGAGACGGTGGTGTTGGACGGCGGCAGCAGGGTGACGGTGTACCCGTCCGCGGCGTCCGTCCAGGGCACGGTCACCGAGGCCGCGTTGTTGTTCACGGCCAGGGTCTGGTCGGAGACCGTCACCGGTCCGGTCACCGCGCCGCCGCTGTTGTTCGGTATGCGCTGGAGGATCGCGCGCACCCGGCCGTTCTCCACCACCGAGGTGGTGTCGAGGCGGTTCAGGTTGACCGTGACGTTGCCGGTGTTGCCGTTGTCGCCGAGCAGGATCTTCGCGTTGCGCGCGGTGTTGTCCTTGGTGGCGAAGCCGTCGGTGTTGGTGCCGGGCGTGAGGTTCACGATGTTCCCGGTCTGGGAGCCGTAGTACCGGTAGAGGAACCACTCGCCCTTCGGCAGGTACTGACCGGCGCTGTTCTTGGTCAGCAGGCCGGCCTCGTAGTCGTGCAGGGCGGGCCCGCCGCCCCAGTTGGAGCGCAGGCCGTCGGCACCGGCCCGCTCCAGGCGGCTGATGAACCAGCCGCCGCCACCGGGGTTCTGCTGCTCCAGCCCGGAGTACTCGTTGATCTGGTACGGGCGGGTGTTGGTCAGGCCCGCGGCGGCGAGGGTCGCGTTGGCGTTGGCGACGGCCGTGACGGGGTCGTGCGGGATGGCGTGCCAGCTGTAGATGTCGGGGGCGGCGTTGTCGGCCTTGACGTAGCTCAGGAAGGTGGTCCACCAGGTGTTGGCGGAGCCGGGCGGGGTCGCGCTGCTGGGGCCGACGATGAGCTGCCCGGGCGCCTTGGCCCGTACGGCGGCGTAGAACCGCGACCACATCTGCAGGTACTGGCTCTGGGGCCGACTCCAGAAGCCGTTCTGGTCCGGCTCGTTCCAGAGGTCCCACTGGACCGTCATGTTGTTGGCCTTGACGTCGGAGATGAGCTGGTTGACGAAGTTGTCGAACTGCGTCCAGCTGCCGTTGTCGCCGGGGAAGGCCTGGTTGGTGGTGCCGTCGGCGCCCCACAGGTCGTGGGGGAGCAGGATGAAGGTGCCGCCGAGGGCGGTGGTGCGCCTGTACTGGGCGAGGGTGGAGTTCCAGCGGGTCTGGTAGTCGGCGAGGCTGGTGGCGTAGCCGCCGCTGTTGAGCTGCGCGCCGCCGGCCCGCTCGGCGTGCCACTTGAGGTCCCGGTAGAAGTGGTCCTGGGGCAGCGAGCCGTCGGGGGTCATGCCGTAGAGGGTCCCCGAGGCGTGGTAGGTGGGGGCGCCCCCGGCGGTGGAGAAGTCGACGGAGACGGAGGTGTCGGCGGCGTGCGACGGGACGGCGGGCACCAGGGTGGTGGCCAGGGCGGCCAGCAGGACGGCGACGGTCGAGGCCGCTCGTCGTCCGGTGCGGGTCGTCGGCCGGGGACGTGTGGTGGGTGTCTTCAAGGTGCGGCTCCTCTGGGTGGGAGTGCGGTGAAGGGCGCCGGGAGCGGTCCCAGAGCTGGGGAGGCGGCCGGTCAGCGACCGGATCGGTGGGCGTGTGCCTCGGCGAGGAGGAGGTAGCTGCCGGCGGTCCAGGTGTAGGCGCGGTCACGCAGGCCCTCGCCGGTGAGGGCGTCGAAGTTCTCGGCGAAGCCGGACTTCTCGCACAGGGCGCGGAAACGGACGCTGATCTCGTCGGCCAGGCCGACGTGCCCGGCGCGGCGCAGGCCGTCCTCGATCAGGACGGTGGCGGGTGCCCAGATGGGGCCGCGCCAGTAGCCGTCGGCCTGGTAGCGGGGTGAGTCGGGCCGCTCGGTGGCCAGGCCGTGGGCGGTCAGGTGGGTCTCGATGTGGGCGGCCAGCCGGGTGCTGATCTCGCTGGGCAGGTGCTCGCCGAGGACGACGGGCATCAGGTCGAGCAGGCTGAGGCTGGTGGCGGCCGCGCCCGTGCGGGGTGAGCGGCTCTGGAAGCGTTCGCCCGTCCACAGCTCGTCGACCATGGCAGCCTGGAGGGTGTCGGCCGAGTGCGCCCAGGCGGCGGCTTCGTCGGCGCGGTCGAGTTCGGTGGCGAGCTCGGCGAGTTCGCGCAGTTGCAGGATCAGGAAGGCGGAGAGATCGGCGGTGATCCGCACCCGTCCGGGGTCGAAGGTGGTGGAGTTGTCCCAGCCGCTGTCGTTGCCGTGCTGGTAGTGCGGGAGCGTCTGTCCGGGTGCGCGCCTGGAGTCGAGCCAGAACCTGCTCCACCGGGCCAGGCGGTGGTACGCCTCGGCGAGTTCGGCGCGGCTCAGGGGCTGCGGCAGGCGTCGCCTCAGGTGGCGCAGGGCCCAGCCGTGGATGGGCGGCTTGACGAAGTTGTAGAGGATCTCGGAGTGGGTCACGGAGTCGGGCAGTGCGCCGCTCGCGTCCTGGTGGTCGAACATGATCTGGAACTGGTCCCAGGCCAGCTCCGGGGCGCCCGGGGCCAGGGCGAGCGCGTTGAAGCAGTGGTCCCAGCTCCAGACCTTGTCCATCCAGTGCTTGGACATCAGGACGGCGGGGCGCTGGAGGAACCCGGCCGGCCCGACCGTCGCGGACCACAGCACGTACGCCGCCAGCTCGGCGGCCGGGGTGTCCGGGGTGCGCCAGGGGGTGACGGCTTCGGCGAACTCGGTGAACCTCCGGTCGGCCCGTTCCGCCGTCCGCTCGTGGGTGCCTGACGGTTCGTGAGGCGCCCGGGCGCTGTCGAGCTCCTCGACGGCCGCCTCCCAGCAGCCGGTGTCGTCGCCGGTCAGGGTCAGCCCGCGGTCGGCGGCCCCGAGCGACTCCACCCCGCGGACGTCCGCCTCCCGCCCGGCCAGCACGCTGACGCGGTAGCGCCGGCCGGTCTCGTAGGAGGTGAACACGTAGGAGCCGTCGAGCGGGTCGTGGATGAAGTACGTGCCGCTGAACGGCGTGAGCCGCTCGGCCGCGGCGCAGATCCGCAGGCCCAGCCCGGTGCCGCGCAGCCGCAGGGTGTCGGCCCGCTGGTAGGCCAGCTCGATCTGCCCGCCCTGCCCGGCCCAGGTCAGCCGCCCCGGAGTGGCGTGCCAGTCGGTCTCGACCCGCTCGCCGCCCGCCCCGGCGACGGGCACTAGGCGCAGCACGGGGTGCATGCCGCCCTGGTGGGAGACCAGGTGCAGGTCCTCGGCGCGGACGTGCTCGGAGACCACGGGTGAGAGGCCGAACCAGGAGCCGTGGCTGCTGAACGGGATCTCGCGGATGTTGAAGGCCGGGCCGGTCGGGGCGTCGGTCATCGCAGGGGCGCTCGTTTCTCGTGCGGGGCTGGGGGTGACGGCAGGTCAGTCCTTGACGGCTCCGGCGGTGACGCCGGCGGCGACGTAGCGCTGGGCCAGGACGAGGATCAGCGCGGTGGGGATCGAGGCGACCACGGCGGTGGCCATGATGGCGTTCCACTGCTGGTTGTTGTTGCCGATGTAGTGGTAGATCCCCAGCGTGATCGGCTGGTGGGCGCCGCCGCCGTCCAGGGTGCTGGCGAAGACGAAGTCGGACCAGGACCAGAGGAACGCGAACAGCGAGACGGTGACGATCGCGTTGCGGCTCATCGGCAGGACGATCGACCAGAAGGTCCGCAGGGTGCCCGCGCCGTCGGTCCGGGCGGCCTGGAGCAGTTCGCCGGGGATGCCGCTCATGAACGCGGTGAAGATCAGCACGGCGAACGGGACGGCGATCGTGGAGTCGGCGACGATCAGGCCCGGCACGGAGTGCAGCATCCCGAGCTTGAGGTAGATGGTGTAGAAGCCCATCGCCATGATGATGCCGGGGATCATCTGGGCGGTCAGCAGCACGAAGCCGAGGGCTCCGCCACCGCGCGGGCGCAGCTTCGCCAGCGCGTAGCCGGCGGGTGCGGCGAGGGCCACGGTGAGGGCGACGGTGCCCAGCGCGATGACCAGGCTGGTTCCCAGGTACGGGAGTTGCTGGTCCAGGACGGCCCGGTAGCCCTCCAGCGTGCCGTGGGCCGGGAACCAGTCCGGTGGGGACTTGCGCATGTCCTGGTCGCGGGTGAAGGAGACGTTCAGCATCCAGTAGACCGGGAAGAGCATCAGCGCGGTGAGCAGGAGGCCGGTCGCGGTCTTCCACCAGGTGGTGCGTCGTGTGGTCATGACGACTGCTGCTTTCGCTGCGTGCGGATGTACACCATGCCGAAGACCAGGGCGATCAGGACCAGGAGGTTTCCGACGGCGGCGCCGTGGCCGAAGTCCGGCAGGGCGTTCCCGAAGCCGAGGCGGTAGGACCAGGTCGCCAGGGTGGTCGAGGAGTCGACCGGGCCGCCCCTGGTCATGATCCAGATGAGGTCGAAGACCTTGAGCGTGTAGATCAGGCCGAGGAGCAGGGTGATGGCCGACACGGGCCGCAGCAGCGGGAAGGTGATGTGGCGGAAGCTCTGCCAGGCGTTGGCGCCGTCCAGGGCGGCGGCCTCGTGGAGGGAGGCCGGGATGCTCTGCAGGCCGCTGTACAGGACCACCAGGTTGAACGGGATCCCGATCCAGATGTTAGCGATCACAATTGAGGCCAGGGACCAGCTCGGGGAGGTGAGCCAGTGGACCGGGCCGATGCCCACCGCGTGCAGGAGGGCGTTGACGACGCCGGAGTCGCTGCCCAGCATCCACGACCAGGTGGAGGCGGAGACGATCAGCGGCAGCAGCCAGGGCACCAGGAACAGGGCCCGGAGCGTGGCCGCCAGGCGGAAGTGCTGGGTGAAGAAGACCGCGAGGGCCAGGCCGATCCCGTACTGCAGCAGCAGACTGCCGGCGGTGAACACCACGGTGTGCAGCAGCGCGGGCAGGAAGGTGGGGTCGTCCAGGACGGCTCGGTAGTTCGCCAGTCCGGTGAAGGGGGCGTCGCCGGTCACGAACGAGCGCACCGTGTAGTGGCGCAGGCTCAGGTCGACGTTGCGGTAGAGGGGGTAGGCGTAGAACACGCCGAGGTAGATCACCACCGGGGTGAGGAACCCCCAGGCCGCCCACTGCGGGGGGCGGGGGCGGTGGCCGGTGCGTCCGCCGGTGGCGCGTCCCTGGGACGGGACGGCGGTGGCAGCCCCGTCCTCCTCGCGCACAGAGCGGCTCCCCGGTATCTGCGCAGTGTCGTTCATGGGTGCGTCCTGTCGTCCTCGCGGCTGGTGGTGCTACTTGGCGGCGGCCGACTGCGCTGCGGAGAGTGCGGACTGCGGCGATTTGGCGCCGGTCAGCGCGGCCTGCACCGAGGTCCACAACTGCTCGGAGATCTTGGGGTACTTGGTGCCCAGGTCGTCGCTGGTGCGGCCCTTGGCGGCCTTGACCGCGTCGATCCACGGCTGCAGGCCGGGGTCGGCGGCGGCCTGCTTGTCCTGGACCGCCGGGGTGGGGGCGATGTAGGAGAGCGTGGTGTCGGTGGCGAGGGAGTTGTCCGCGCTGGTCAGGCAGGACACCAGCTTGTCGGAGACCTCGTAGCGGGCCGTCTTCTGCTGGACCGGGACGGTGACGAACTCGCCGCCGGTCGGGGCCGGGGCGGTGCCGCCGGTCAGGCCGGGCACGGGGATGACCCCGTACTCGAAGCCGGCCTTCTTCGCGTTGGCCAGCTGCCAGGTGCCGTTCTCGGCGAAGGCGAACTCGCCGGTGGCGAACTCCTGCCAGCTGGTGGTCTGGGTGTTGTTGATGACCGAGTCGGGGGCCAGGCCCTGCTTGACCCAGCCGGTCCACAGCGACAGCGCGGAGGCGGCCTGGGCGGAGTCCAGGTGGGTGAGCTGCGCGCCGGAGCCCCAGAACCACGGGAGGAACTGGAAGCTCCCCTCCTCGGTGCCGATCCCGGAGAAGGTGATGCCCTTCTTGCCCGCGGCCTTGACCTTCGTCAGCGCCGCGGTCAGCGAGGCCCAGTCCTTGACCGAGGCGACGTCGACCCCGGCGGCCTTCAGGACCGCCTTGTTGTAGTAGAGGGCCAGCGTGTTGGCGCCGATCGGGGTGCCGAAGGTCTCGCCGCCGCTCTGGCCGGCCGCGAGCAGGTTGGGCGACACCGCCGAGGTGTCGACCTTGCTCTCCTTGGTCGAGATCAGCACACCGGCCTGGGCGAGGGTGGAGACCACCGGATTGTCGACGATCAGCACGTCCGGGGAGTTGCCCTGCTGCGCGGCGAGGAGCTCCTTGTTGGTCAGGTCGCTGGTGTCGAAGGCGGTCCGCTTGACCTGCACACCGGCCTGCGCGCCGCAGGCGTCCAGCAGCTTGGCCCAGGCCGAGGCGCCGTCGAACTGCGGGTACGGGTCCCAGACGGTGTACGTCCCGCTGGGGGCGCTTCCGTCGGCGGCGGAGGTGCCCGCCGTGGAGGAGCACGCGGTGCCGGCGGCGGCGAGGACGGCGGCGGCGAGCGAGGCGGCGGCGAGCCGCCGGCCGGTGGGGCTGTTCATGGGCACCGAACCCTTCGTTACGGACCTGTTTCGAATCGATTGCGCGAATCGGTTCGACAGGAACATAGGACCGGCACCTGGGGGCGTCAAGAGATCCGGTGAACTTCATCTCGTAGCCATGGAAGGCTGATTCTCGGTTTCTCAGAGGTGGTACTTGCCGGGCGGCTTGCGGCGATTCGAGAAGCGCACTACCGTCTACCGAATCGGTTCGACTACGGCACATGAGGACTCGGATGAACATCGGGGAGATCGCCAGCCGCGCAGGCGTCTCGCGGAGCACCGTCTCCTACGCGCTCAGCGGCAAGCGCGCGGTCTCGGACGCCACCCGCAAGCGCATCCAGGACGTCATCGACGAGCTCGACTACCGGCCCAACGCCGCCGCGCGCGCCCTCAAGGAGGGCCGGACCCGGACCGTCGGCCTGGTGATCCCGCCCGCCAGCACCCGGCTGACCCACATGCAGCTGGGTTTCGTGGCCAGCGTGGTCGAGGCCGCGGCCCGGGCCGACCTGGACGTCCTGCTCTCCCCCTCCGGGGGCGACCACGACCGGTCGTTCGAGCGACTCCTCTCCGGCGGGCGGGTCGACGGGGTGATCCTGATGGAGATCCGCCTGGAGGACTCCCGGGTCCGCAGGCTGCAGAACGCCAAGCTACCGTTCGTCGGCATCGGGCACACGGCCCGTGCCCACGAGATGTGCTGGATCGACGTCGACTACGCCACCGTGATCAACCAGTGCGTGCACCACCTCGCCGACCTGGGCCACACCAGCATCGCCCTGGTCAACCGCTCGGCCGAGCTGGTCGCCGCCGGCTACGGGCCCGGCCACCGAGCCCGGGACGGGTTCACCGCGGCCCTCGCCCAGCGCGGCATCCAGGGCATCGACCTCGCCTGCGGGGACGACGCGGCCGCCGGGCTGGAGTGCGCCACCCGGCTCCTGCGCGACCACCCCGACGTGACGGCGATCGCGACGATCAACGAGGCCGCCCTGCCCGGCATCCAGCGCGGCCTGGAGGAGGCCGGGCTCACCGTGCCCAGGGACTTCTCCATCACCGGCGTGGTCGGCCGCACCTGGGCCGAGGAGTTCCGCCCCCCGCTGACCGCCGCAGACGTCCCGGCCCAGGACATCGGCACCCAGGCCATGGACCTGCTGCTCGAACGCATCGCGGACCCGGCCACCCCGCTCCGCAACATCCTGCTGGCCCCGCCGGTCTCCCTGCGCGGCAGCACCGGGCCCGTGCGGTCCGCCTAGCAGAAGCTGCGAACAGCCGTTCCAGGGGCGAGTGTCGCCTGGCGGCGCCCGTGCGCTCTTGACGGTGACTCAGCCGAGCGGAATCGTGGAGGCGCAAGGATCCGCAACCGGCTTGGCACGAGGAGCGGTCATGGCACTACGGTTCAGCGGCATCGATCCGGATACGCCCAACGGTGGGTCGCCGACCGTGTGGCTGGAGGACGAGAAGGCGGAGATCGTCATCCAGGGCTGGCTGCCCGAGATGGAGATGTACCGCGTGATCAGCGAGACCGAGTGGGTGGAGGGCCACCCCGTCGGCGTCCCGGACCACGAGGGCGTTGTGCGGATCCCGGTCCGGATGATCCCGTTTCTGCGGAAGGTGTGCGATGAAGCCGAGCGTGCCGGACTTTGGCGCCCTGCTGAGGAGCGCTGAGCGCTCCTCCTGTCACCTGGAGATGCGCGACTCCTACATGGACGACCCCGTCTTCGCCGACTGGCGCGCCGGCCTTCCGGTGGACCGGCCCGAGGCGTACGACCTGCCGCAGGAGTACACCTCCTGGGCCGCGCTGGTGCGGGAGACGGTCGGCCGCGGCGTGGTGATGCGGCGCGCTCGGATCGTCTCGGAGCCGGTGACCG from Kitasatospora sp. MMS16-BH015 encodes:
- a CDS encoding amylo-alpha-1,6-glucosidase, translating into MTDAPTGPAFNIREIPFSSHGSWFGLSPVVSEHVRAEDLHLVSHQGGMHPVLRLVPVAGAGGERVETDWHATPGRLTWAGQGGQIELAYQRADTLRLRGTGLGLRICAAAERLTPFSGTYFIHDPLDGSYVFTSYETGRRYRVSVLAGREADVRGVESLGAADRGLTLTGDDTGCWEAAVEELDSARAPHEPSGTHERTAERADRRFTEFAEAVTPWRTPDTPAAELAAYVLWSATVGPAGFLQRPAVLMSKHWMDKVWSWDHCFNALALAPGAPELAWDQFQIMFDHQDASGALPDSVTHSEILYNFVKPPIHGWALRHLRRRLPQPLSRAELAEAYHRLARWSRFWLDSRRAPGQTLPHYQHGNDSGWDNSTTFDPGRVRITADLSAFLILQLRELAELATELDRADEAAAWAHSADTLQAAMVDELWTGERFQSRSPRTGAAATSLSLLDLMPVVLGEHLPSEISTRLAAHIETHLTAHGLATERPDSPRYQADGYWRGPIWAPATVLIEDGLRRAGHVGLADEISVRFRALCEKSGFAENFDALTGEGLRDRAYTWTAGSYLLLAEAHAHRSGR
- a CDS encoding carbohydrate ABC transporter permease encodes the protein MTTRRTTWWKTATGLLLTALMLFPVYWMLNVSFTRDQDMRKSPPDWFPAHGTLEGYRAVLDQQLPYLGTSLVIALGTVALTVALAAPAGYALAKLRPRGGGALGFVLLTAQMIPGIIMAMGFYTIYLKLGMLHSVPGLIVADSTIAVPFAVLIFTAFMSGIPGELLQAARTDGAGTLRTFWSIVLPMSRNAIVTVSLFAFLWSWSDFVFASTLDGGGAHQPITLGIYHYIGNNNQQWNAIMATAVVASIPTALILVLAQRYVAAGVTAGAVKD
- a CDS encoding RICIN domain-containing protein, which codes for MKTPTTRPRPTTRTGRRAASTVAVLLAALATTLVPAVPSHAADTSVSVDFSTAGGAPTYHASGTLYGMTPDGSLPQDHFYRDLKWHAERAGGAQLNSGGYATSLADYQTRWNSTLAQYRRTTALGGTFILLPHDLWGADGTTNQAFPGDNGSWTQFDNFVNQLISDVKANNMTVQWDLWNEPDQNGFWSRPQSQYLQMWSRFYAAVRAKAPGQLIVGPSSATPPGSANTWWTTFLSYVKADNAAPDIYSWHAIPHDPVTAVANANATLAAAGLTNTRPYQINEYSGLEQQNPGGGGWFISRLERAGADGLRSNWGGGPALHDYEAGLLTKNSAGQYLPKGEWFLYRYYGSQTGNIVNLTPGTNTDGFATKDNTARNAKILLGDNGNTGNVTVNLNRLDTTSVVENGRVRAILQRIPNNSGGAVTGPVTVSDQTLAVNNNAASVTVPWTDAADGYTVTLLPPSNTTVSTVAVAQHSGQCLDDTNLSTTDGTQYQQYSCEGGYQQMLDLRPVGGRANTYTVVNEYSGKCLDINGASTADGAAVIQWTCSGGTNQMFTLQPVTALGSSQDYQLVAVHSGKCVDVSGVSATPGALVHQWTCDPASSLANKRNQIWRLLGKS
- a CDS encoding RICIN domain-containing protein, with translation MKSFPTPSRAVSSAAVLLTALATTLVPAAQSHAADTSVSVDFSTAGGAPTYRASGTIYGMTPDGSLPQDHFYRDIKWHAERAGGAQLNSGGYATSLADYQTRWNSTLAQYRRTVALGGTFILLPHDLWGADGTTNQAFPGDNGDWTTFDAFVNQLFSDVRANNMTVQWDLWNEPNGQNFWGRPESQYLHMWSRFYAAVRADFPGQLIVGPSYSTTPQNNTWWQAFLPYVKTNNAVPDIWSWHAEAGDPVAAAGAMDGLLASYGLTNQRPYQINEYATRAQQTPGGGAWYISRLERAGADGLRGNWGSGLALHDYEANLLTKNSTGQYLPRGEWFTYRYYGAQTGNVVNLAPGANTDGFATKDNTARNAKILLGSNGNTGNITVNLGHLDTTSVVENGQVRAVVQRLSNANGVAGPTTVSDSNLTVDNNAASVTLPWSTATDGYTITLLPPSDTTISTVALSENSGQCLDDTNLSRRTGTQYQQYYCEGGYQQMLDLKPVAGKADTYTVVNELSNLCLDVAGRSTADGAAIEQWTCNGQTNQQFTLSPVTALGNSQDYQLVAAHSGKCVDVSNVSKTAGATIHQWTCDPASSLSTKKNQIWRLLGKS
- a CDS encoding carbohydrate ABC transporter permease produces the protein MNDTAQIPGSRSVREEDGAATAVPSQGRATGGRTGHRPRPPQWAAWGFLTPVVIYLGVFYAYPLYRNVDLSLRHYTVRSFVTGDAPFTGLANYRAVLDDPTFLPALLHTVVFTAGSLLLQYGIGLALAVFFTQHFRLAATLRALFLVPWLLPLIVSASTWSWMLGSDSGVVNALLHAVGIGPVHWLTSPSWSLASIVIANIWIGIPFNLVVLYSGLQSIPASLHEAAALDGANAWQSFRHITFPLLRPVSAITLLLGLIYTLKVFDLIWIMTRGGPVDSSTTLATWSYRLGFGNALPDFGHGAAVGNLLVLIALVFGMVYIRTQRKQQSS
- a CDS encoding LacI family DNA-binding transcriptional regulator; amino-acid sequence: MNIGEIASRAGVSRSTVSYALSGKRAVSDATRKRIQDVIDELDYRPNAAARALKEGRTRTVGLVIPPASTRLTHMQLGFVASVVEAAARADLDVLLSPSGGDHDRSFERLLSGGRVDGVILMEIRLEDSRVRRLQNAKLPFVGIGHTARAHEMCWIDVDYATVINQCVHHLADLGHTSIALVNRSAELVAAGYGPGHRARDGFTAALAQRGIQGIDLACGDDAAAGLECATRLLRDHPDVTAIATINEAALPGIQRGLEEAGLTVPRDFSITGVVGRTWAEEFRPPLTAADVPAQDIGTQAMDLLLERIADPATPLRNILLAPPVSLRGSTGPVRSA
- a CDS encoding extracellular solute-binding protein; this encodes MNSPTGRRLAAASLAAAVLAAAGTACSSTAGTSAADGSAPSGTYTVWDPYPQFDGASAWAKLLDACGAQAGVQVKRTAFDTSDLTNKELLAAQQGNSPDVLIVDNPVVSTLAQAGVLISTKESKVDTSAVSPNLLAAGQSGGETFGTPIGANTLALYYNKAVLKAAGVDVASVKDWASLTAALTKVKAAGKKGITFSGIGTEEGSFQFLPWFWGSGAQLTHLDSAQAASALSLWTGWVKQGLAPDSVINNTQTTSWQEFATGEFAFAENGTWQLANAKKAGFEYGVIPVPGLTGGTAPAPTGGEFVTVPVQQKTARYEVSDKLVSCLTSADNSLATDTTLSYIAPTPAVQDKQAAADPGLQPWIDAVKAAKGRTSDDLGTKYPKISEQLWTSVQAALTGAKSPQSALSAAQSAAAK